One Cryomorphaceae bacterium genomic window, AAGCTGAGTTTTGTTTTTCCAGTTGATTCCTTTTCCACCTTTTCGATGGGGGGTGCAGAGCGGGGTTTATTCTCTTTTTGCTGCTGCTGATTACCAGCCTCCCATGCCAGGTACTGACTGTAATTCCCCGGAAATTCTCTGAGCTCGCCACCGCCGCGGAACACGAAAAGATGATCCACCACCTTGTCGATAAAATACCGGTCGTGACTCACCACAATAACCACCCCGGGAAATTGCTGGAGGTAATCTTCCAGGGCGCTCAAGGTGTAAATGTCCAGGTCGTTGGTGGGCTCATCGAGCATCAGCACATTGGGGTTGCGCATCAATACACGACAGAGCGCCAACCGTTTTTTTTCACCCCCGCTCAGTTGCCCTACCACCTGGTAGTGCATTTTACGGTTAAACTGAAACCGCTCCAACAGTTGGGCGGCCGTGAGTTTCCGCCCACCTTTTAACGGAATCACCTCTGCAATTTCAGTAATGGCCTCAATCACCCGCTGATCATCGGTAAACTCAAAATGGCTCTGGCGGTAGTATCCTAGTTCTACCGTTTCTCCGATCACCACCTTTCCGCTGTCGGGCTCTTCATCGCCGGCTATCATGCGCATGAGTGTGGTTTTACCGCTTCCGTTGGGTCCTACCAAACCCATTTTTTCGTCGCGTTTCACCGCGTAGGTGAACTTTTTGAGGAGTTCATGGCCGGGAAAGGACTTACTCACATTGTGAAATTCAATCGTTTTGGTTCCCAGTCGGTTGAAACTCACCTCCAGCTTCAGTTCTTCGTCTTGCCCGGGGCCCTGGGTTTCTGCTTTTTTGTCGTAAAAAGCTTCTGTGCGCGCTTTTGACTTCGTGCCGCGGGCTTTGGGTTGCCTCCGGATCCATTCCAGCTCCTTTTTCAAAAAGCTGCGGGCCTTATCCAGGGTAACCGATTGCAATTCTTCCCGCAGCGCTTTTTGCTCAAGGTAGTACGTGAAGTTTCCCTTGTACTTGTAGATATTGGTATCGGCCAGCTCCAGTACTTCATCGCACACCCGATCAAGAAAGTAGCGGTCGTGTGTAACCATCAGTAAGGTGCAGTTGGCGGTTTGCAAATAGTTTTCGAGCCATTCAATCATCTTGATATCAAGGTGGTTGGTGGGTTCGTCGAGCAAAATAAAATCGGGCGATTCAATGAGCACGCGCGCCAGTTGAACGCGTTTGCGTTGACCTCCGGACAATTCGCCGATGCGCTTTTCGGGCAGGTTGATACCGAGGTGTCCGAGCACTTCGTACACACGGTGTTCCACATCCCACGCGTTGAGGCGCTCTACCGTATCGAAGGCCTTTTGAATTTCATCCTGAGAAGCATCTTCGGCCAGGCAGCGGTTGTAATGGGTGATGGCCTGCATTTCGGATTCCATGCCGCCCAATACAGTGTCTTTGATGGTTTGTTCTTCGGGCAGGTCATCGTCCTGATTCAGAAAGCTCACCCGCACATCGCTGCGAAAGGTGATGGTTCCGGAGTCGGGGGTGTGCATTCCGGCGAGGCAGCGAAACAGGGTGGTTTTACCGGATCCGTTTTTCGCCACCAGGGCCACTTTTTGCCCCTTTGAAATGCCAAAAGTCAGGTCGCTGAAAAGCAGGCGGTCGCCAAAGGATACAGTGAGGTTTTCTACAGAGAGGAGGTTCATGGATTCGGTCAAACAGTTTCAATAAATGCGGGGCGCTGGGTGAGCTCATGGTAGCAAAACACCCCTTCACCAAAAAAGTGCACCACCATGCTTTTGCGGGTTGCCCCCTCCCGCAGAATGGGTTTGCCGGCGTGGTACAGGTTGCCGTGCCAGATGAGCACATCGCCTTTCTTTGCGTGAAACTCCTGTGGTTTCAAACCGTGTTGGTCAATCATGCGCTGAACCTCTTCTTCATAGCGGCCATAGGCATTGTCGCCAATCATCCAGCGGTTTCCGCCGTGGTTGTAGGTGCCGTTAAGAATGTAAGGCAGTTTGTGACTGCCGGGGTAATAAATCAGCGGACCGTTTTCGGTGTGAATGTCTTCCAGGGCTATCCACGCCGCAATGAGGTTGCCCTTGGGCTCGGTGGTCATGTGGATAAAGTCGCTGTGGGCACGCTGTTCGGAACCTTGCAAAAAATTGATGGTCTGAAAAGGAACCACTTCCCTGCCCAGTACAAAGCTCAGTAGGCGGTGTAATCTTTTGTCTTTGGCCACGTCGCGCAGCAAATCGCTGTGCCTGAATGCGAACATGATTTTGCGCCCGGTAAAGTTGAAATCCACCTCCTTTTGGGTGATGAGGCGATCAACTTCCGCATTGATGGCATCTACGTCGCCCTCAGAAAAAAACGACTCAAGTACCATGTAGCCCCGATTTGGCCACTGCAGCAATTCGTTTCGGGTTTTCTCGTCAAAGGTGTGAAAGTCGGAGTGCTTTTGCAGTTGTTCAAGCGCGTCGGGTTGATCGAGCCAGGGGCGGTCGTCGGGTCTTCCCGCAAAATCAAGGCTCGATACAGGTGCCCACACCGGTTTATTCAGCCCCAGTTCGCGGTATTTATCGCGATTGGCTTTGAGCTTGCCGTAATTCAGCAAGTTCAGCAATACGTAATTGAGCTTGATTTTTCGGAAAACTCCGTAGTACCGGTCCAGCCATTTGCGCATGGTGCAAAGGTACGCAGCATTTACAGCTGGGGTGTAACCTTCGCTGAAGTTTTGTGTGGTGGGTCAATTGGCAGGGGTTCACTAACTTTGTTACGTGCAACACATGGGTAAATACCTCGTGGTAATCGGGTTGCTCATTGCGGCTTTCGGGGCGCTTTGGTGGCTGCTGGGCGATCGCATGGGCGGACTCGGAAAGCTGCCGGGCGATATCCGCGTGGAGCGCGAAAATTTCACCTTTTACTTCCCAATCACCACCATGATAGTGCTCAGCATCGTACTCAGTGCCGTGCTTTGGGTTATTCGGCGGTTTTTCGGGGGTTGATACACTTGATGATGAAATCTTTTTATTTGATTACATGCTTGTTGTGCTTGTTGGCGATGCCACTTTGGGCTCAGCCTCCCGGGGCAGATACCACTGTGGTGCTTTCTTC contains:
- a CDS encoding ABC transporter ATP-binding protein, coding for MNLLSVENLTVSFGDRLLFSDLTFGISKGQKVALVAKNGSGKTTLFRCLAGMHTPDSGTITFRSDVRVSFLNQDDDLPEEQTIKDTVLGGMESEMQAITHYNRCLAEDASQDEIQKAFDTVERLNAWDVEHRVYEVLGHLGINLPEKRIGELSGGQRKRVQLARVLIESPDFILLDEPTNHLDIKMIEWLENYLQTANCTLLMVTHDRYFLDRVCDEVLELADTNIYKYKGNFTYYLEQKALREELQSVTLDKARSFLKKELEWIRRQPKARGTKSKARTEAFYDKKAETQGPGQDEELKLEVSFNRLGTKTIEFHNVSKSFPGHELLKKFTYAVKRDEKMGLVGPNGSGKTTLMRMIAGDEEPDSGKVVIGETVELGYYRQSHFEFTDDQRVIEAITEIAEVIPLKGGRKLTAAQLLERFQFNRKMHYQVVGQLSGGEKKRLALCRVLMRNPNVLMLDEPTNDLDIYTLSALEDYLQQFPGVVIVVSHDRYFIDKVVDHLFVFRGGGELREFPGNYSQYLAWEAGNQQQQKENKPRSAPPIEKVEKESTGKTKLSFKEKLEFERLEEEIAGLEQQKAELEAQLASETDHEALTEYSAKLGEVMAAIDDKTLRWLELSEFA
- a CDS encoding phytanoyl-CoA dioxygenase, which encodes MRKWLDRYYGVFRKIKLNYVLLNLLNYGKLKANRDKYRELGLNKPVWAPVSSLDFAGRPDDRPWLDQPDALEQLQKHSDFHTFDEKTRNELLQWPNRGYMVLESFFSEGDVDAINAEVDRLITQKEVDFNFTGRKIMFAFRHSDLLRDVAKDKRLHRLLSFVLGREVVPFQTINFLQGSEQRAHSDFIHMTTEPKGNLIAAWIALEDIHTENGPLIYYPGSHKLPYILNGTYNHGGNRWMIGDNAYGRYEEEVQRMIDQHGLKPQEFHAKKGDVLIWHGNLYHAGKPILREGATRKSMVVHFFGEGVFCYHELTQRPAFIETV
- a CDS encoding DUF2905 domain-containing protein; the protein is MQHMGKYLVVIGLLIAAFGALWWLLGDRMGGLGKLPGDIRVERENFTFYFPITTMIVLSIVLSAVLWVIRRFFGG